The Microlunatus soli genome contains the following window.
TAAACGGTCCGACGGCAGCCACGTGATCGCCTCGCTGGACGTTCACCGCGGCAACGTCGGCACCGCGTACGCGTTGGTGGAGTTGCTGACCCGGATCTGGCTGGACACGATCTCGGTCCCCGAGGCGACGGCCACGATCCGGGACCAGATGGGCCGTTCGGCGTTCCAGCATCGGATGTCCAGCGATCTGCAGGCCGACGACATCGCGGTCGCGGCCAAGACCGGCACCTTCCTCACCCAGCGGCACGAGATCGGCGTGGTCAGCACGCACGGATCCAGGATCGCGATCGCCGCCCTCACCGAGTCCTCCCGACCGGCCGCCGTCCAGCAGGACGTCGATCTGGCGATCGGCGCCGCGGCCCGGACGGCGGTGGAGTTGCTCCGGCTCTGACAACCCGCCAGCCACCCGCCGTCGCCCGCCACGCCGGACCGTCACCGTGCCGCTGCTGCGGTCGCTGCCGGGCGGGAATGGCGAAGGGGGTGTTGACGGTTACGATGGGTGATACCCCACCTCGATCCGCGCCGCTCGAGTATTCGTCGCTCGTTTTATCCGGAAGGGTTCTCGTGTCCTTGGAGTCCGACCTCTCGCCAGCCGGGGTTCCCGGCCCGTTCGCCACTCTCGGCCTGACCTTCGATGACGTGCTGCTGCAGCCCGCCGAGTCGGATGTGATTCCGTCCCAGGTGGATACCCGCGCGCAGGTCTCGAAGAACATTTCCATCAAGATCCCGCTGCTCAGTTCACCGATGGACACCGTGACCGAGGCGCGGATGGCGATCGCCATTGCCCGCGAGGGTGGTCTGGGCGTGCTGCACCGCAACCTGCCGCTGGCCGAGCAGGCCCGCCAGGTCGATCAGGTGAAGCGGTCCGAGGCCGGGATGATCGACGAGCCGATCACCATCGCGCCGGACGCGACGCTGGCCGAGGCCGATGAGCTGTGCGGGCATTTCCGGATCTCCGGCGTTCCGGTGGTGGACGAGGACCAGCGGCTGCTCGGCATCGTGACCAACCGCGACATGCGGTTCGAGAACGACGGCAGCAAGCGGGTCGCCGAGGTGATGACGAAGATGCCGCTGATCACCGGCAAGGTCGGGATCAGCAAGGACGACGCGCTCAAACTCCTTGCCCAGAACAAGATCGAGAAGCTGCCGTTGGTCGACGAGCAGGGCCGGCTCAAGGGTCTGATCACGCTCAAGGACTTCGTCAAGTCCGATCAGTTCCCGGACGCTTCGAAGGATGATCAGGGTCGGCTCCGGGTGGCCGCGGCGGTCGGCTTCTTCGGCGACGCCTGGGAACGGGCGATGTCGCTGGTCGAGGAGGGCGTCGACATGCTGATCGTCGACACCGCGCACGGCCACTCCCAGGCGGTGCACGACATGGTCCGCAAGCTGAAGACCGAGCCGCTGGCCGATCACGTCGACATCGTCGGCGGCAACGTCGCCACCTACGAGGGCGCCAAGGCCCTGGTCGACGCCGGTGTCGACGGCGTCAAGGTCGGCGTCGGACCCGGCTCGATCTGCACCACCCGGGTGGTCGCCGGCGTCGGCGTACCGCAGGTGACGGCGATCTACAACGCTGCCCGTGCCGCCAAGCCGGCCGGCGTCCCGGTGATCGGCGACGGCGGCCTGCAGTATTCCGGTGACATCGCCAAGGCTCTGGTGGCCGGCGCCGACACCGTGATGCTCGGCTCGCTGCTGGCCGGCTGTGACGAGAGCCCGGGAGACCTGGTCTTCATCAACGGCAAGCAGTTCAAGTCGTACCGGGGGATGGCCTCGCTGCCCGCGCTCTCCGGCCGTGGCCGCAAGGGCTCCTACTCCAAGGACCGCTATTTCCAGAGCGACGTCAAGTCCGAGGACAAGCTGGTCCCCGAGGGCATCGAGGGCCAGGTGCCCTACCGCGGCCCGGTCGGTGCCGTCGCATACCAGCTGATCGGCGGCCTGCGGCAGTCGATGTTCTACAGCGGAGCGACCACCATCCCGCAGCTGCAGGAGCGCGGCAGCTTCGTCCGCATCACCTCGGCGGGTCTGCGAGAATCGCACCCGCACGACATCCAGATGACGGTCGAGGCGCCGAACTACTCCAGCAGCAACGGCTGACCTGCCCGGCCGCGACAACCGGACCGCCAGCCGCGACAAAAGGACATCATGTACGAGATCGGCCGCAACAAGCGGGCCCAGCAGGGCTTCGCCTTCGACGACATCGCGATCGTCCCGTCCCGACGGACCCGGGGTCAGGAAGAGGTCAACCTGACCTGGCGGATCGATGCGCTCACCTTCGAGTTCCCGATCATCGCCGCGCCGATGGACTCGGTGATGTCGCCGGCGACCGCGATCGCGCTCGGCCGACTCGGTGGCCTCGGAGTGCTCAACCTCGAGGGGCTGTGGACCCGGTACGACGATCCCGAGCCACTGCTGGCCGAGATCGCCGGGATCGCCGACCCGGCACAGGCGACCAAGCGGATGCAGGAGATCTATGCCGAGCCGATCCAGCCGGCCCTGATCGCCAAGCGGATCTCCGAGATCCGCGAGGCGGGAGTGCCGGCCGCCGGCTCGCTGTCACCGCAGAACACCAACGAGTACGCCCAGGCCGTGGTCGATTCCGGAGTCGACTTCTTCGTCATCCGCGGCACCACCGTGTCGGCCGAGCACGTATCGAGTGCCGCCGAGCCGCTCAACCTCAAACAGTTCATCTACGACCTGGACGTGCCGGTGATCGTCGGCGGCTGCGCCACCTACCAGGCCGCGCTGCACCTGATGCGGACCGGTGCCGCCGGGGTGCTGGTCGGCTTCGGCGGAGGAGCGGCGCACACCACCCGTGACGTACTCGGCGTCGCGGTGCCGATGGCGTCCGCGGTCTCCGACGTCGCCGCCGCGCGGCGGGACTACCTGGACGAGTCCGGCGGCCGCTACGTGCACGTGATCGCCGACGGATCGGTCGGCCGGTCCGGGGACATCGCCAAGGCGATCGCCTGCGGTGCCGACGCGGTGATGGTCGGCTCACCGCTGGCCCGGGCCGTGGAAGCTCCCGGGCACGGCTTCCACTGGGGTGCCGAGGCCTGGCATTCCGACCTGCCTCGCGGTGAGCGGGTCGAGGTCGGTGCGGTCGGCACCCTGGAGCAGATCCTGCTCGGCCCGTCCACGGTGCCCGACGGCACCATGAACCTGGTCGGCGCGCTGCGCCGTTCGATGGCCACCACCGGCTACACCGAGGTCAAGGAGTTCCAGCGCGTCGAGGTCATCGTCGGCACCCCCTGATCTGCGCACCAACCAACTCCGCTGACCCGTCAGTTTCTCCCCGACACGCGCGGCGTGTCGGGGAGAAACTGACGGGTCAGCGCGTTGGTGCTGGTCTTCTGGGATCAGAAGCGGCCGGGCATCCTGTGGTCCCGCAGGGCACTGTCGACCGCGGCGGGATCGATTCCGGTGACGCGTTGGGTCCGACGCTGAGCCATCTCAGGGGTCTGCGGATCGGTGAACGGTTGCACATCGCCGACGCAGCGGGTGCCCTTCGCCGGCAGCTTCACCGACCGCAGGGTCGTGGTGACCGCCTGATTGACGCAGGCCGAGGTCCCGTACGCGGTGTGTCCCCAGCTGTCGCTGAGCAGCAGTCGGCTGTTGCCCAGCAGACCGGCGGCCGCCACCGCACTCTTGTAGTTGGTCGCCGGATCCCAGTAGTCACCGATCACCAGCACCGGCCCAGCCGTCTTCTTGTCGAACGGTCCGCGGTAGGCGTCCTCGTCGGTCACCGTCCAGGTCGAGCCAGCACACGGAGCCGACGACCAGGCCCACAGCTCGCCGAAGTACTTCGCCGCCGGATCAGCCTGCTTGATCGCCGGCGGCCAGGCTGAGACCTTCGACGGGTTCATCGAGTCGGTGCAGAGCACACCGGTGAACGCTTCCAGACTGTTGTCGTAGGGGAACCCGTACGGCTTGGCGGCCCTGCCGAATCGCTTCCTGGCTGCGGCCTGATCGGCTGCCGGGATGGCCACGGCGTTCTTCTCCAGCCCGGAGAACTTCCACAACAGCGAGAGATTGTCGGTCAAGGGTTCGGATCCCGCCGGGTCGTAGAGGTCGTCGAGCACGGTGGAGATCATGGTCGCGTAGTCGACCGAGTACGGGTTGCCCTCGACATCGTCGATCACGATCGGCTTCTTCCGCATCAGCGCGGCGAGCGCGTCGAACTTCTGCAGGGTGGTCTGATCATCAACGGTGGAAGCGAATGAGCACTTCTTCGAACCCACCGCGTCACAGCGGCGCAGCATCTCCTTCAGCGCCCGATAGCTTCCCTCACCGGACGGCACCCGCAACGTCTGTGGCGTGTCCCGGGTGGCCGCGGTGCCGGCCCAGGCGACCGGATCGAGGACGCCGTCGATGACCATCGACCGGACCCGGTCGGGGAACATGGTGGCGTAGACCTGGCCGAGGTAGGTGCCGTAGGAGAAGCCGATGTAGGTCAACTGTCGGTCTCCCACCGCGCGGCGG
Protein-coding sequences here:
- the guaB gene encoding IMP dehydrogenase → MESDLSPAGVPGPFATLGLTFDDVLLQPAESDVIPSQVDTRAQVSKNISIKIPLLSSPMDTVTEARMAIAIAREGGLGVLHRNLPLAEQARQVDQVKRSEAGMIDEPITIAPDATLAEADELCGHFRISGVPVVDEDQRLLGIVTNRDMRFENDGSKRVAEVMTKMPLITGKVGISKDDALKLLAQNKIEKLPLVDEQGRLKGLITLKDFVKSDQFPDASKDDQGRLRVAAAVGFFGDAWERAMSLVEEGVDMLIVDTAHGHSQAVHDMVRKLKTEPLADHVDIVGGNVATYEGAKALVDAGVDGVKVGVGPGSICTTRVVAGVGVPQVTAIYNAARAAKPAGVPVIGDGGLQYSGDIAKALVAGADTVMLGSLLAGCDESPGDLVFINGKQFKSYRGMASLPALSGRGRKGSYSKDRYFQSDVKSEDKLVPEGIEGQVPYRGPVGAVAYQLIGGLRQSMFYSGATTIPQLQERGSFVRITSAGLRESHPHDIQMTVEAPNYSSSNG
- a CDS encoding GuaB3 family IMP dehydrogenase-related protein; translated protein: MYEIGRNKRAQQGFAFDDIAIVPSRRTRGQEEVNLTWRIDALTFEFPIIAAPMDSVMSPATAIALGRLGGLGVLNLEGLWTRYDDPEPLLAEIAGIADPAQATKRMQEIYAEPIQPALIAKRISEIREAGVPAAGSLSPQNTNEYAQAVVDSGVDFFVIRGTTVSAEHVSSAAEPLNLKQFIYDLDVPVIVGGCATYQAALHLMRTGAAGVLVGFGGGAAHTTRDVLGVAVPMASAVSDVAAARRDYLDESGGRYVHVIADGSVGRSGDIAKAIACGADAVMVGSPLARAVEAPGHGFHWGAEAWHSDLPRGERVEVGAVGTLEQILLGPSTVPDGTMNLVGALRRSMATTGYTEVKEFQRVEVIVGTP
- a CDS encoding alpha/beta hydrolase; this translates as MIRKSTRAGIAGAAAVLAALLCLVPGVGNLPTARAEPAPSDKTSAKEAKRVDSVPTPRLNWYPCNDYDGAQCATVKLPLDYDKPNGAKVELALLKMPATDPDHKVGSIFVNPGGPGGSAVDFAASAPYLFNRSITGKFDVIGIDPRGIGSSDQVTCFPDARRQQRVLNKLDMAFPVKNKQVTRYSSGSEELGKACSDYGKKLAGAMSTAEDARDMDVIRRAVGDRQLTYIGFSYGTYLGQVYATMFPDRVRSMVIDGVLDPVAWAGTAATRDTPQTLRVPSGEGSYRALKEMLRRCDAVGSKKCSFASTVDDQTTLQKFDALAALMRKKPIVIDDVEGNPYSVDYATMISTVLDDLYDPAGSEPLTDNLSLLWKFSGLEKNAVAIPAADQAAARKRFGRAAKPYGFPYDNSLEAFTGVLCTDSMNPSKVSAWPPAIKQADPAAKYFGELWAWSSAPCAGSTWTVTDEDAYRGPFDKKTAGPVLVIGDYWDPATNYKSAVAAAGLLGNSRLLLSDSWGHTAYGTSACVNQAVTTTLRSVKLPAKGTRCVGDVQPFTDPQTPEMAQRRTQRVTGIDPAAVDSALRDHRMPGRF